The Lacerta agilis isolate rLacAgi1 chromosome 5, rLacAgi1.pri, whole genome shotgun sequence genome has a segment encoding these proteins:
- the SLC19A3 gene encoding thiamine transporter 2 isoform X2 has translation MAGKTADCWRKMQSSEWIFPTLILCIYGFFSMMRPSEAFLTPYLAGPDKNLTIDEVTQHVFPVWTYSYLALLIPVFLITDYVRYKPVIILQGISFLITWLLLLFAYGVPAMQLVEFFYGMVTATEVAYYAYIYSVVSPDHYQKVTGYCRSITLVASTIGSLLGQLLVSLAHVSYFYLNAITMASVSVAFMSSFFLPMPQKSMFFHRTSSPEASIGPTDKDPPNVSGQPSHQWDLCVPTTSSAHFQNVPVDQLPKIKVQNRFLTVLLQLCKDLKECYTTKKLLYWSIWWALATAGFNQVLNYVQVLWDAKAPSHSSQVYNGAVEAIATFLSSVTSLAVGYVQMNWDLTGEMALGIFSALDAGSLLLMHFTSNIWVCYASYLVFKFSDCHQSQHGTLCLNVWIQQLCCTANSNYCDCHSG, from the exons ATGG CTGGAAAAACGGCAGATTGTTGGAGAAAAATGCAAAGCAGTGAATGGATTTTCCCCACCTTGATCCTTTGCATATATGGCTTCTTCTCCATGATGAGACCATCTGAGGCTTTCTTGACTCCTTATCTTGCTGGGCCTGATAAAAACCTGACCATTGATGAG GTGACGCAGCACGTTTTCCCTGTTTGGACGTACTCCTACTTGGCTCTACTAATCCCAGTATTCCTTATCACAGACTATGTACGCTATAAGCCTGTCATTATTCTCCAGGGAATTAGTTTCCTGATCACTtggctgctgcttttatttgcATATGGTGTGCCTGCCATGCAGCTGGTGGAATTTTTCTATGGCATGGTGACTGCCACAGAGGTTGCCTATTATGCCTACATATACAGTGTTGTCAGTCCTGACCATTACCAAAAAGTCACTGGCTATTGCAGAAGCATCACTCTTGTGGCATCCACCATAGGTTCCTTGCTGGGCCAGCTTCTAGTCTCTCTGGCCCACGTCTCTTATTTTTACCTCAATGCCATAACCATGGCCTCTGTCTCTGTGGCCTTTATGTCTTCATTTTTTCTACCCATGCCTCAAAAAAGTATGTTCTTTCATAGAACGTCTTCCCCAGAAGCATCCATCGGACCAACAGATAAGGATCCACCAAATGTCTCAGGCCAGCCAAGCCACCAATGGGATCTGTGTGTTCCAACAACATCATCTGCCCACTTCCAGAATGTGCCAGTAGACCAACTGCCCAAAATAAAAGTCCAGAATCGCTTTCTGACCGTGCTTCTCCAGCTCTGTAAAGACTTGAAGGAATGCTACACCACAAAGAAACTCCTTTACTGGTCAATATGGTGGGCATTAGCCACTGCAGGATTTAACCAGGTTTTGAATTATGTCCAAGTACTGTGGGATGCTAAAGCACCTTCCCATAGCTCTCAAGTGTACAATGGAGCTGTTGAAGCCATAGCAACATTCCTGA GTTCAGTAACATCACTGGCTGTGGGATATGTGCAAATGAACTGGGACCTTACAGGGGAGATGGCGTTGGGAATCTTCTCTGCCCTGGATGCAGGTTCCCTGCTTCTGATGCATTTTACCAGCAACATTTGGGTTTGCTATGCTAGCTATCTAGTTTTCAAG TTTTCAGATTGCCATCAGTCTCAGCATGGAACGCTATGCCTTAATGTTTGGATTCAACAACTTTGTTGCACTGCTAATTCAAACTATTGTGACTGTCACAGTGGTTGA
- the SLC19A3 gene encoding thiamine transporter 2 isoform X1 — protein sequence MAGKTADCWRKMQSSEWIFPTLILCIYGFFSMMRPSEAFLTPYLAGPDKNLTIDEVTQHVFPVWTYSYLALLIPVFLITDYVRYKPVIILQGISFLITWLLLLFAYGVPAMQLVEFFYGMVTATEVAYYAYIYSVVSPDHYQKVTGYCRSITLVASTIGSLLGQLLVSLAHVSYFYLNAITMASVSVAFMSSFFLPMPQKSMFFHRTSSPEASIGPTDKDPPNVSGQPSHQWDLCVPTTSSAHFQNVPVDQLPKIKVQNRFLTVLLQLCKDLKECYTTKKLLYWSIWWALATAGFNQVLNYVQVLWDAKAPSHSSQVYNGAVEAIATFLSSVTSLAVGYVQMNWDLTGEMALGIFSALDAGSLLLMHFTSNIWVCYASYLVFKACYMLLITIATFQIAISLSMERYALMFGFNNFVALLIQTIVTVTVVDSKGLGLDIGTQFLIYGSYFAVIAVIFLIRSIFTITSLKCQKESKNLVENLQMTEAEEQNAVRYDKRL from the exons ATGG CTGGAAAAACGGCAGATTGTTGGAGAAAAATGCAAAGCAGTGAATGGATTTTCCCCACCTTGATCCTTTGCATATATGGCTTCTTCTCCATGATGAGACCATCTGAGGCTTTCTTGACTCCTTATCTTGCTGGGCCTGATAAAAACCTGACCATTGATGAG GTGACGCAGCACGTTTTCCCTGTTTGGACGTACTCCTACTTGGCTCTACTAATCCCAGTATTCCTTATCACAGACTATGTACGCTATAAGCCTGTCATTATTCTCCAGGGAATTAGTTTCCTGATCACTtggctgctgcttttatttgcATATGGTGTGCCTGCCATGCAGCTGGTGGAATTTTTCTATGGCATGGTGACTGCCACAGAGGTTGCCTATTATGCCTACATATACAGTGTTGTCAGTCCTGACCATTACCAAAAAGTCACTGGCTATTGCAGAAGCATCACTCTTGTGGCATCCACCATAGGTTCCTTGCTGGGCCAGCTTCTAGTCTCTCTGGCCCACGTCTCTTATTTTTACCTCAATGCCATAACCATGGCCTCTGTCTCTGTGGCCTTTATGTCTTCATTTTTTCTACCCATGCCTCAAAAAAGTATGTTCTTTCATAGAACGTCTTCCCCAGAAGCATCCATCGGACCAACAGATAAGGATCCACCAAATGTCTCAGGCCAGCCAAGCCACCAATGGGATCTGTGTGTTCCAACAACATCATCTGCCCACTTCCAGAATGTGCCAGTAGACCAACTGCCCAAAATAAAAGTCCAGAATCGCTTTCTGACCGTGCTTCTCCAGCTCTGTAAAGACTTGAAGGAATGCTACACCACAAAGAAACTCCTTTACTGGTCAATATGGTGGGCATTAGCCACTGCAGGATTTAACCAGGTTTTGAATTATGTCCAAGTACTGTGGGATGCTAAAGCACCTTCCCATAGCTCTCAAGTGTACAATGGAGCTGTTGAAGCCATAGCAACATTCCTGA GTTCAGTAACATCACTGGCTGTGGGATATGTGCAAATGAACTGGGACCTTACAGGGGAGATGGCGTTGGGAATCTTCTCTGCCCTGGATGCAGGTTCCCTGCTTCTGATGCATTTTACCAGCAACATTTGGGTTTGCTATGCTAGCTATCTAGTTTTCAAGGCATGTTATATGCTCCTTATAACTATAGCAAC TTTTCAGATTGCCATCAGTCTCAGCATGGAACGCTATGCCTTAATGTTTGGATTCAACAACTTTGTTGCACTGCTAATTCAAACTATTGTGACTGTCACAGTGGTTGATTCCAAAGGACTGGGACTGGATATTGGGACTCAG TTCCTAATATATGGCAGTTACTTTGCAGTGATAGCTGTGATTTTCCTAATCAGGAGTATTTTTACGATAACATCACTCAAATGCCAAAAGGAGTCAAAGAACCTGGTTGAAAATCTTCAGATGACTGAGGCAGAAGAGCAGAATGCAGTCCGCTATGACAAAAGACTGTGA